A stretch of Amycolatopsis balhimycina FH 1894 DNA encodes these proteins:
- a CDS encoding nucleotide exchange factor GrpE: MAWFRKDGTDRGSVASDTDVHPLQQVTDLERALADRHALIQMCLYALDRARSGGVVERLEEGLAAIGVQALRPDGERFDPARHEAGGAVPTEDPALDGIVAETEVTGFADHDRLLRAPIVTVYAKKNP; this comes from the coding sequence ATGGCGTGGTTTCGCAAGGACGGAACCGACCGCGGTTCCGTCGCGTCGGACACCGATGTGCACCCCCTGCAGCAGGTCACCGATCTCGAGCGGGCTCTCGCCGATCGCCACGCGCTGATCCAGATGTGCCTCTACGCGCTGGACCGCGCCCGCAGCGGCGGCGTGGTCGAACGCCTGGAAGAGGGGCTCGCCGCGATCGGCGTCCAGGCCCTGCGGCCCGACGGCGAGCGGTTCGACCCGGCGCGTCACGAAGCCGGCGGCGCCGTCCCGACCGAGGACCCGGCGCTCGACGGCATCGTCGCGGAAACCGAGGTCACCGGCTTCGCCGACCACGACCGGCTGCTGCGCGCCCCGATCGTCACCGTCTACGCGAAGAAGAACCCGTGA